A segment of the Chlorogloeopsis sp. ULAP01 genome:
TAAACCAGGTAAATCAATTAAACTGCGAGTCACCATATCAAACATATAGACATCTTGGCTGCCTCGTCGGTCAGAAGTAAAAACAATAAATCTTCCAGAAACTTGCGGCGTTAATTCTGAAGCAGTACTGTTAAGACTTCTTCCTCCAGGATCAAAAGGATAGCTCAAAAGACGGGGATAGCCACCACAGCCATTTAATAAAGTTGTTAGTGTAAGTATAGGTAGAAAAATATAGCATTTGGTCATTAGTCATTAGTAATTGGTCATTTGTTAGTGGTGAGGCAGCACTGCAAAGAGAAGTCGGTAGACGCTTCTGCGGCTTTCCGCAGGCTAGGGCGGCTTCAAGGTAGAGTACCCGGAGGGTTAGTGGTTAGGTTAGTTGTTTATTACTCCCCTTGTCTCTGTGTCTCCACCTCCCCGTGTCCTCTTGCTACTGCGGAGGTGGAGTTATAGTTGCACCATTAGGAATGTCTAACTCAATATTTGGGCCTCGATCTAGTACTTCAGTATCCCACTGACCGCGACTAGCGGATTCAAAGACTACATAGCGCCCATTGGGACTGATATTAGGATTTCTAATCCAACCGCGATATGTAGGAGTAAGGATTTGTGATTGCTGTATGGCGCGATCGTAAAGCGCCACCACTGGTCTACCTTGATCGCTAGTAATATAAGTTATGTAACGTCCGTTGTAGCTAAGGCTTGGGCTTTCAGCGATTGTCTCCGGACGATTTAAACGTGGTGTACGCACAAAAGACTGCTGCTGCAAATCGTACAGCAGTATCTGGTGAGCGCCATTTCGATTAGATACAAATGCCAAAAGCCGCCCGTTTCCACTCAAAGTCGGTTGTGCTTCAGTGTAGCGACTATTAACAGAAGTGGGGCCAATAGGAATATTATCGGAGCTACAAGAGATTAGTAAACCTGTCAATCCAAAAATGAGACTCCAATTAAGTGGTCTTTGGAGCCAAAATCTAGGTGTAATTTTTTTCACCTCACCTGTTTTCTGTTACCTTTTTGTAACTTCCTCCCTAGTTTATTTAAACATCATCAAAATTTACCGAATTATCTGGTTCTTCTTCTGAATTTTTTACTGGTTTATATTCTACATAGTCAGTAGATATAACATCGTCGTCAGTCCGCTCTGGTTGCGGTTCTGAGCTGCTCGATGGGCGACGTCTTCTCGGTGGTCTGGACGTATTATCTACAATATCCTCAGCGCGACTTTCTGGACGGAAAGAGCCGTTATTACTACGCCGAGGAGTTCTTCTTTCTTCGCTAGTTGGGGTATCCCAATCATCAACTTTTCTGCTGGAAGCACCCCAATCATCTTCAATTTTTTCAGGAGTGCGCTTTGTCGGACGCGTAGTACCACGTCTGCGCTGTCTATCTGTCAATTCTGGTCTTTCACTTACATTCCGGCGCTCTGGGCGACGGGGAGATTCTTCTTCATAAAATTCTTCGCGAGAAGAACGATTTTCTCTACTACCTGGAATGCGGGGACGAGGTTGCTCCTCCTCATACTCGTCATCGTAAGGTAGTGGGTCATAATCATAGTCCACCTGAGCCTTATAGGGGGATCTTTTTTCATAGTTATAACGAGGGCTAACCTCCCGCTCATCATCCACAATTGGGGTATTGCGCTTGGCTTGCTGAGTCGCGATTCCACGCAGGCGAATACTTTCGACAGCAAAAAAGACTGTTGAGCCAACTAGAAGCAACTGACCAAATTGGAGAATTGGGTCTAAACGCCAGCCCTGGAAAATAAGAATAAAGCCGCAGAGCAAGCCTACAGCTGCAAAAAAGATATCCTGATCTCGTGATAGTTCTGGACGTACAGTACGGAGAAAATAAAGTGCTGCTCCAGCCACAGCTAAGAATATTCCCAGGATACTGGCTGAGTTTGCTCCAAAATTTACTTGAGCCAGAACACTGGCTGAGTTCAGCCAAAAAGTTATCATTGTTCTTTTCCCAATATCAAATCTATGTTATCCAGTCAGAATTTAAATCTCTACTCTAACAAGACATAAATATATTGTAGAGACGCGAAACTCATAGTAGCGCCGTGCAGACGTTATATCCGCCCGTGCGACTGCGATCGCGTCTCTACATTATTACCCAAAGCTAAAAAGCCATTATCTGCTGATTTGGTCTGATTAACCTTGAGAAAGATAAATTGCAAAATGTCAGCAATTATGCAATTAACTGATTTGCAAGTAGTTTTGAGAGTCAATTTGACTCTCATGAGATGATTAAGAACGCTGGATTTTATCTCTTTGGCTAATCAAAATCAACCCAACAGTAGCAGGGATAACGACAATTAAAGTACCCCAAAGCAAGCTCCAAAGAAAATTTGCTAAAGAAGGCGTCATAGTTCTCAACCTTTTTTTACAGTCTTCATACTAATTTTAATGGTCTATCACACTGTTAGAGTACAACCATACATCTGTTGTATTTGTAGTTGACTCATTTGGTGTGTTAGCGTCAAATCGCAATTATGCTATTTGCATTGAATTGATTTTACTACGGGAAATTGATTCTCCCATGAACTTGCGATTTCTAAATTTTGGTCACTAAGCTTGCTTACTGCCTTCACAAATTAGATAATTGACAGTCAGTACACTCAAATTCTTTCACCCTAAGGGTTGGAACATTTAGTTAAAATAATATTGGAATAGCTTTACAAAGCTTAAATATTTCGGCTCTCCCCAGGTTTTTATTTTTCATAAAGAGTGAGAAGCAATAGACAATGATCGGTGTTAACCTTACTGCTTGGATTCTCGGTCTCGGCTTGGGACTGATGACACTTTTGTTTATTT
Coding sequences within it:
- a CDS encoding Ycf66 family protein, producing MITFWLNSASVLAQVNFGANSASILGIFLAVAGAALYFLRTVRPELSRDQDIFFAAVGLLCGFILIFQGWRLDPILQFGQLLLVGSTVFFAVESIRLRGIATQQAKRNTPIVDDEREVSPRYNYEKRSPYKAQVDYDYDPLPYDDEYEEEQPRPRIPGSRENRSSREEFYEEESPRRPERRNVSERPELTDRQRRRGTTRPTKRTPEKIEDDWGASSRKVDDWDTPTSEERRTPRRSNNGSFRPESRAEDIVDNTSRPPRRRRPSSSSEPQPERTDDDVISTDYVEYKPVKNSEEEPDNSVNFDDV
- a CDS encoding photosystem II reaction center X protein, whose translation is MTPSLANFLWSLLWGTLIVVIPATVGLILISQRDKIQRS